The bacterium genome segment ACGCGGGGCCGCTGCGTCTGGAGATCTTCGACCTGCGCGGCCGGCGCCTGCACGTCTGCGAGGACGCCGCGGCGCCGGACCTGGAGGGTGGTCCCGCGCTGCGCTGGTCGGGTTGCGACGAGTCGGGCGCGGACATGCCGAGCGGGGTCTACCTCGCCCGCGCCACCCGCGGCGGCGCCAGCACGAGCACGAAGTTCGTGCTGCTCAGGCGCTAGAGACCCAGGCCCTAGAACAGCGAGAAGCTGACGAACTTCTTCGGGTTCGCCTTGATCTCGGCGATCAGGCTGTCCAGGCGGCTCACCGTGTGCAGCAGCGAGTCGTGCAGCGCCGGCGAGGCGAGCGCCTTGCCGAGCGTCCCCTCGCCGGCCTCGAGGCGCTCGCTGAGGCGGCCGAGGCTGCGCGTGAGCTGGGATAGGTCCGTGGCCAGGCTGTCGGCGCGGCGAGCGGCCTGGCCCATGTCGGCCACGGTGCGGCTCACGGGCTCCGCGTTCTCAGCGAGGAAGCGGTTCAGGTCGCCGGTGAGGCCGTCCACGCGCGTGAGCACGGCGCGAGTCTGCGCGCGGCTCTCGGCCGTCCAGGCGCGCAGCTCGCGCACGCCGCCCTCGAGGTTCGTGGCCAGGCTGTCCAGGCGGCCGCCGCCGCTCAGGCTGTCCAGGCGCGCGGCGAGCACGGAGAGGCTGCTCACCAGAGCCGCGCCCTCGCGCATCAGCAGCGCGAGGTCGGCGCCGCTCTCCCCGCGCAGGCGGGCGCCGCGCGCGGCCGGCTCGGTCGAGCGACCGGGGATGACGCGCACCGAGGTGGGGTCGAAGAGGTCCGTCACCAGGAGCACGCGCGCGTCCTTGCCGACGAAGGTGCCCTGCTCGATCTCGAGCCCAACGCGCACGCGGTCCTGCTGCAGATCGACGCTGGTCACCTTGCCGCGGTCGACGCCGAGGATCTCCACCGGGGCGCCCGGCTTGAGGCCGGCCACCTGCTCGAACTCCACCGTGAGCGGGAAGGTTGCCACGCTGAACTTGAACTCCTTGAGGAAGAGCAGCCAGGCCGTCATCGCCACGATAGCCAGGATGACGAGCAGCCCCACCCGCAGTTCGACGTTGCCTTTCACGTGGCCTCCCTAGCGGACCTTGATCGGCCCCTGGCTGCG includes the following:
- a CDS encoding MCE family protein, producing the protein MKGNVELRVGLLVILAIVAMTAWLLFLKEFKFSVATFPLTVEFEQVAGLKPGAPVEILGVDRGKVTSVDLQQDRVRVGLEIEQGTFVGKDARVLLVTDLFDPTSVRVIPGRSTEPAARGARLRGESGADLALLMREGAALVSSLSVLAARLDSLSGGGRLDSLATNLEGGVRELRAWTAESRAQTRAVLTRVDGLTGDLNRFLAENAEPVSRTVADMGQAARRADSLATDLSQLTRSLGRLSERLEAGEGTLGKALASPALHDSLLHTVSRLDSLIAEIKANPKKFVSFSLF